From a region of the Leishmania donovani BPK282A1 complete genome, chromosome 24 genome:
- a CDS encoding cyclin 10 — translation MQIGLAGCNSSLHTSPSSGSAAGSGFYGARGQEAAASATVDSSGANGLCAGATMLSPSATPTLPPLPSTMDEPVDLFPLTPSVSMPQRHSKRSGRLLNESETMQEKHGQEYRFLVPWLAYAIDCTIAAHEVLRQKHGIPAHVSSPASPSATTLNGATDAERSPRGSVNGGLTCANTTGSSSSGSGKATLPSPQAELNAFSTREVPAISVHDYLKRIVKYTYVSPSVLVCGCLYLDRLLCMHPCMLLHPYNVFKLFLTSTRMASKIMDTRTLNNHDFSVVGGVTNDDLNALEFLMVELLQNRLYFSRDTFDEYCRPLRLQAAHLSEEASDWGIETAMETPVETRSGVQHQPTRPFLARCNGSNTRSRRSSILSQNEYSISIASQSGVSPLRSASRPAFPPSASTARSISVDTESIGPARAPASRGGSASTSARRHPLGTSYSPALPHVPHVAANGGSSPALGAMGGLSGRGASGEDMLRVATHTNSIYQSSNGVLTGQTPPDSATVLVAVEERGDERARSISLSAPRCGAAASWDATGRPSRLLAASTGTMAGLCTAALNGGRGGYESSPNVCAAPAYNGAAASSSRGITASAEDFGAGSMVISYSDRTPTRRAFSHASREGIALPPVVRSGRSERSASMIGVAAQGQRLPPPPDQPRV, via the coding sequence ATGCAGATTGGCTTAGCGGGGTGCAACAGCAGTCTCCATACTTCGCCCAGCAGTGGCTCGGCTGCCGGGAGCGGCTTCTATGGCGCTCGTGGCCAAGAGGCTGCAGCCAGCGCTACCGTGGACAGCAGTGGCGCGAATGGCctgtgcgccggcgcaacAATGTTGAGTCCGTCCGCCACTCCAACGCTGCCACCCTTGCCCTCCACGATGGACGAGCCGGTCGACCTCTTTCCGCTTACGCCGTCCGTGTCCATGCCGCAGCGACACAGCAAGCGCTCGGGCCGCTTGCTGAACGAGTCCGAGACGATGCAAGAGAAGCATGGGCAGGAATACCGGTTTCTTGTTCCGTGGCTGGCGTACGCAATCGACTGCACCATCGCGGCGCatgaggtgctgcggcagaagCACGGGATACCCGCGCACGTGTCATCGCCAGCCTCGCCTTCAGCAACCACGCTGAACGGCGCAACTGACGCCGAGCGCTCGCCACGAGGGAGCGTCAACGGTGGCCTCACGTGTGCGAACACgacaggcagcagcagcagtggcagcggcaaggcgaCTTTGCCGAGCCCGCAGGCGGAACTCAACGCCTTCTCCACCCGCGAGGTTCCGGCCATCTCCGTTCACGACTACCTCAAGCGCATCGTCAAGTACACCTATGTCTCTCCGTCGGTGCTGGTGTGCGGATGCCTCTACCTGGACCGGCTGCTCTGCATGCACCCATGCATGCTCCTGCACCCGTACAACGTGTTCAAGCTCTTCCTCACGTCGACCAGAATGGCAAGCAAGATCATGGACACGCGAACACTCAACAACCACGACTTTTCTGTCGTCGGCGGTGTCACAAACGACGACCTCAACGCGCTGGAGTTTCTCATGGTGGAGCTGTTGCAGAACCGGCTCTACTTCTCACGCGACACCTTCGATGAGTACTGTCGCCCGCTCCGCCTACAGGCGGCTCACTTGAGTGAAGAGGCAAGCGACTGGGGCATCGAGACAGCCATGGAGACGCCAGTCGAGACTCGCTCCGGTGTACAGCACCAGCCGACGCGGCCATTCCTTGCGCgctgcaacggcagcaacaCCCGTAGCCGTCGATCTAGCATCCTTTCGCAGAACGAGTACAGCATATCGATAGCCTCGCAGAGCGGCGTGTCACCTCTGCGGTCGGCGTCGCGTCCAGCCTTTCCGCCGAgcgcgtcgacggcgcgctCCATATCGGTAGACACGGAGTCTATAGGTCCGGCCCGCGCACCTGCGTCGCGCGGCGGGTCAGCGTCCACCTCCGCTCGGCGTCACCCCCTCGGCACGTCGTACTCACCAGCCCTGCCACACGTGCCGCACGTTGCAGCGAACGGTGGCTCGTCTCCTGCGCTTGGTGCCATGGGAGGCCTATCCgggcgcggcgccagcggcgaaGACATGCTTCGTGTAGCGACACACACCAACAGCATCTACCAAAGCAGCAACGGGGTGTTGACGGGCCAGACTCCGCCGGACTCGGCGACGGTGCTAGTAGCGGTGGAGGAACGAGGCGATGAGCGAGCGCGCAGCATTTCACTCTCCGCCCCTCGCTGtggagccgccgcctcgtggGACGCCACTGGCCGCCCGAGCCGCTTGCTGGCGGCGAGCACCGGCACAATGGCGGGCCTTTGCACAGCGGCGCTCAAcggtggccgcggtggcTATGAAAGCTCCCCCAacgtctgcgccgctccAGCCTACAACGGGGCAGCCGCCAGCAGTAGTCGGGGCATAACCGCCAGTGCTGAAGATTTCGGGGCTGGTTCGATGGTGATAAGCTACAGTGATCGCACCCCTACTCGACGAGCCTTTTCCCACGCATCACGTGAGGGGATAGCTCTGCCACCAGTGGTGCGTAGCGGACGCAGCGAGCGATCTGCGAGTATGATAGGTGTTGCTGCGCAAGGCCAACGTTTACCTCCACCTCCAGATCAGCCCCGTGTGTAG